The genomic stretch ATTTTCCATCAGCCTCTGCTCCTCAGGTCAATACGGTGTGGACAAGGGGCTCATCTTCTCATTTCCCTGCCGTGTCGAAAAGGGGCAGCTTAAGGTTGTTGAGGGCTTCAAGCAAGACGATTTTGGTAAAGAAAAGTTCAATATAACTCTTGAGGAGTTACGCTCTGAAAAGGCTGCTGTAGTTGAGCTGGGACTGCTTTAAATCTCCCAGTGTCACTGACTTTGGTCCAATTTGATATTCAGACAGATTTTCAGAGAGTGGTTGAAGCCAGACATAGCGTTAATACCCAATAAATCAGTTAAAGAAGGGACATTATGGAACTTAAAGAGTTAACTCCAGAGTACCAACTTGATTATCTAGGCCTGAAACAACTTGGCTACGTTCATTGGAACTTATCGACACCCGCCCTCTACGAATTTGCTGTCCGCCGTTTTGAGGGACAGGTTTCTCACCTTGGCCCCCTAGTTGTCAATATGGGCCAGCATACCGGCAGGGCCGCTAAAGATAAGTACGTGGTGGACGAACCGACAACAACCAATGATGTTTGGTGGGGTAAAATCAATGTTAAGTACCCGGAAGAACGTTTCGAAGCATTATTAAAGCGAATGACAGCTTATTTGCGCGGCAAGATGATTTTTGTACAAGACTGTTATGCCGGTTCAGACCCTGCCTATCGTCAGTCGGTGCGAGTGATATCAGAAAATGCCTGGCACAGTCTTTTCGCCCGCAATATGTTTGTTAAAGACAAAAGACAGGAAGCTGTCACAAACTTCATTCCAGATTTCACAGTGCTCCAGTGCCCGAGTTTCAATGCTGACTCCGAAGAAGACCAAACACGCAGCGGCACATTTGTTGCCTTGAATATCAAACGTAAACTTATTTTGATTGGTGGCACAGCCTATGCCGGGGAAATTAAAAAATCTATTTTCTCGGCGCTCAATTTTCTGCTGCCCAGCCAGGATGTCCTGTCGATGCACTGTTCTGCCAATATCAGCAAATCCGACCCGAACGATGTTGCCATCTTTTTTGGTTTATCCGGTACCGGCAAAACCACCCTTTCCGCTGACCCCAATCGCTCATTAATTGGTGATGATGAACATGGGTGGGCCGCCAATGGTGTTTTTAACTTTGAAGGTGGTTGCTACGCCAAGGTAATTAATCTCTCTCCGGAAGCAGAGCCTGAAATTTTTGCCTGTACCCGTAAATTTGGTACGGTGCTCGAAAACGTTGCCATGGATCCAGTGACCAGAATACTCGATCTCAACGACGCCAGTTTCACCGAAAACACCAGGGCCTCATACCCCCTGAGCCACTTGCCAAACTATGTCCCTTCGGGCATGGCTGGTCACCCCAAAAATATTATTATGTTAACTGCCGATGCTTTTGGAGTCCTGCCGCCAATTGCCAGGCTTACTCCTGACCAGGCCATGTATCACTTCATCAGCGGCTATACCGCAAAAGTGGCCGGCACCGAAAAAGGTGTTACCGAACCAACCGCAACCTTCAGCGCCTGTTTTGGTGCTCCCTTTATGGTCAGACACCCCTATGTTTATGCCGAGCTTCTCGAAAAACGAATTACTGAGCACAACTCAAAATGCTGGCTCGTTAATACCGGCTGGACCGGAGGCCCCTATGGTGTTGGCAACAGGATGCCCATTAAACATACGCGTGCCCTTCTTGATGCCGCTATAAATGGTGAACTAGATGACGTTCCGACTGTAATTGATCCAGTCTTCGGATTTGAAGTGCCAATAGATGTACCAGGAGTTCCGCAAAAAATCCTGACCCCTAAGAAAACCTGGCAGGATCCTGACGCCTTTGACAGACAGGCCGCTAAACTTGCCAAACTATTCCATGACAACTTCGAACAGTTCAGGGATATGGCCCCGGAAAGTGTTGTTTTGGCAGGACCGAAAGGTTAGGGGAACATAATATTTGTACATATGATGAAAAATCCCCCTTAGTCCCTCTGTTTTTAGATAAGCGACGCAGGAGACTTCGAAGGGGGATTCAGGGGGATTTTGTGAAGTCTGAGACTAACTCATATTTGTTGTTGCTTTACGTTCTATTAGGCAATAATTTAAGAACCTCCTGGCAATCAGTTCAACTAGACCTTAAAGCCTTCATCACCTCTCTGGAAAAAATTGATGCTGAGTAAATCAACTCCACAGATCCGCCAATTTCACCAACAAAGGCGACAACAACAACTTGAAGTTATAGAAAAAAAACGTCAACGTATTCTTGCTCAAACCGCAAAAATTATAGAGATATTAAAAAGACATGGGACAAGTAAAGCCGTTTTATTTGGCTCTACCCTCAACAAAAAACAGTTTCACCTAAAATCTGACTTAGACCTGCTAGTATACAATCTACCACTGTCCAAATGGCTGCCAACCTTACTTGATCTCGAAGAAATTGAAGAAATTTCCGACATTGAAATTGACTTAAAACGCGCCGAAGAACTGCCTGAAGATATGCTCAGTTCTATCAACCAACATGGAAAGATTCTCCTGTAAATGAATCAACATTCCAGTGCGGCCTTTTTTATGGATAGAAGTAGATTGAAAGTTGAGTTGACCCCATATCGGAAAAACAACAGCCCCTAAGCAGACAAAAGCATTTCCTGTCTTTCAACCCGAATCTGCTCGACAACATCAAGGACAATATCTGTTAGAGTAGCAGAACCTAAAGTGAGCAGTGCCTTCATCAACGAATCAATTTCTGGCACAAAGGCACGGCACATATTTAATACTTCCTTATGCAAATTGGCATCAGACGCAATAAAACGATATAGATCAACTGCTGTAAACTCTTCTTCCCGGCTGCTAAAATATGGCTTTGTCATTTTTAACCTCACTGGTTACATATTAAGTTAATGACTACCCAATATGCACTCAGTGTGCCACAGACAAAATACTTTCACTTATCCTTTGTTTACAAGTAGTTACCATTTGAGTTCGCTATATACACATAGGAAAATGTTGTCAAAAACATGACAAACCGTTAGGCAATTTTCACTCAGCTTTATATCTCAGTAGGTAAAATTTATAAAATCAAAACAAAAACCCCACATCAGATATCACTCAAATAAGGGGCAAATAATACATTGAAGTATCAAAGGGGAGACTGCTATCGACAGGTCTTAACCTACCAAGCTATTCCTGGAACACCATCAACCTCATTAACTATTCGTAACACAACATTTTTGCCGTCCTCAATCTGATACACCACAAAAACTCGTTTTCCTTTAACCACCTCAGCATTCCCCTTAGCAATCACATTAAAATCATCGTTCAAATAG from Desulfobulbaceae bacterium encodes the following:
- a CDS encoding phosphoenolpyruvate carboxykinase — its product is MELKELTPEYQLDYLGLKQLGYVHWNLSTPALYEFAVRRFEGQVSHLGPLVVNMGQHTGRAAKDKYVVDEPTTTNDVWWGKINVKYPEERFEALLKRMTAYLRGKMIFVQDCYAGSDPAYRQSVRVISENAWHSLFARNMFVKDKRQEAVTNFIPDFTVLQCPSFNADSEEDQTRSGTFVALNIKRKLILIGGTAYAGEIKKSIFSALNFLLPSQDVLSMHCSANISKSDPNDVAIFFGLSGTGKTTLSADPNRSLIGDDEHGWAANGVFNFEGGCYAKVINLSPEAEPEIFACTRKFGTVLENVAMDPVTRILDLNDASFTENTRASYPLSHLPNYVPSGMAGHPKNIIMLTADAFGVLPPIARLTPDQAMYHFISGYTAKVAGTEKGVTEPTATFSACFGAPFMVRHPYVYAELLEKRITEHNSKCWLVNTGWTGGPYGVGNRMPIKHTRALLDAAINGELDDVPTVIDPVFGFEVPIDVPGVPQKILTPKKTWQDPDAFDRQAAKLAKLFHDNFEQFRDMAPESVVLAGPKG